A genomic window from Candidatus Nitrosoglobus terrae includes:
- a CDS encoding lytic transglycosylase domain-containing protein yields the protein MPYYFTVILTSLLFSLATPVLSQSQNLFPRPPEIEQDVHFWIRVYTEIDDSHGFIHDKEHLNVIYETLNLPSKSDQQAIKNRKQHYQEILLQLADGKRKNLTKEEQRVLALWPRGISNKDLQAAADEIRFQRGQSNRFREGLIRASAYKPFIFKTLDSLNLPRELVAIPHVESSFNPAAYSHAGAAGLWQFTRPTGQKFLRVDHLVDERLDPFQATIGAAQLLKHNYEIVGTWPLAITAYNHGISGMIQAKGRVGTSDIVAIRKRYKSPIFGFASRNYYVAFLAALEVDAKAKHYFGSLPLNPPQKNEVIELKSFVSINSLQRALKIDHATLKKHNPALLSAIWEGKKYVPQGYKLRIPCTPTCRGTKTIAYLAPWEQFDKQVPDQFHQVQRGETLSGIANHYSIKIQELAEFNGLSNLQNIRAGQRLRLPLSIPQPIAKDYIVQRGDTLSSIAHRFGVALQALLKTNKITDKHQIYEGQRLQLAQSSSKE from the coding sequence ATGCCCTACTATTTTACCGTAATCCTCACTAGCCTCTTGTTCTCTTTAGCCACCCCAGTGTTATCCCAGTCACAAAATTTATTTCCCCGGCCACCAGAGATTGAGCAAGATGTCCATTTCTGGATCCGAGTATATACTGAGATTGATGATAGCCATGGATTTATCCATGATAAAGAGCACCTAAACGTAATTTATGAGACTCTCAATTTGCCCAGCAAATCGGATCAGCAAGCTATTAAGAATCGAAAGCAGCACTATCAAGAAATATTGCTGCAGTTGGCTGATGGTAAAAGGAAAAATCTCACTAAAGAAGAACAGCGAGTATTAGCCCTTTGGCCCCGAGGTATCAGTAATAAAGATTTGCAGGCTGCAGCTGACGAGATTCGTTTTCAGCGAGGGCAATCCAACCGATTTCGCGAAGGACTCATTCGCGCTAGTGCCTATAAACCTTTTATTTTTAAAACTTTAGATTCTCTCAATCTACCCCGAGAGCTGGTGGCTATACCCCATGTTGAGTCTTCATTTAACCCAGCGGCTTATTCCCATGCTGGAGCGGCAGGATTATGGCAATTTACCCGCCCCACTGGGCAGAAATTTCTACGGGTTGATCACCTAGTAGATGAACGGTTAGACCCCTTCCAAGCCACAATAGGAGCGGCACAACTACTCAAGCATAATTATGAGATTGTAGGTACTTGGCCTTTGGCTATTACCGCTTACAATCATGGTATATCCGGAATGATCCAAGCTAAAGGACGAGTAGGCACCTCAGATATTGTGGCCATTCGGAAACGTTATAAAAGCCCCATTTTCGGCTTTGCCTCGCGTAATTACTATGTAGCTTTTCTTGCTGCCTTAGAAGTAGATGCTAAGGCAAAACACTATTTTGGATCTTTACCCCTCAATCCGCCCCAAAAAAATGAGGTTATAGAGCTTAAAAGTTTTGTTTCTATAAATTCTTTACAGCGAGCGCTAAAGATCGATCATGCTACGCTAAAAAAGCATAATCCAGCGCTACTTTCAGCCATCTGGGAGGGTAAAAAATATGTACCCCAAGGCTACAAATTAAGAATCCCCTGTACACCTACCTGTCGTGGCACCAAAACCATAGCCTATCTAGCACCTTGGGAGCAATTTGATAAACAAGTACCTGATCAGTTTCATCAAGTCCAACGAGGAGAAACACTATCGGGTATTGCTAATCACTATAGCATTAAAATCCAAGAACTTGCCGAATTTAATGGGCTATCCAACCTTCAGAATATCCGGGCAGGTCAGCGCCTGCGGCTACCCCTATCCATACCTCAGCCTATAGCCAAAGATTATATCGTGCAACGAGGAGATACCCTTTCTAGTATCGCCCATCGCTTTGGCGTTGCTTTACAGGCTTTATTAAAAACCAATAAAATTACCGATAAACATCAAATTTATGAAGGCCAGCGGCTACAGCTTGCTCAATCTTCATCAAAAGAGTAG
- a CDS encoding N-acetyltransferase produces the protein MRITSCFHIELFAIAVPVIAVDPYLANASAIAVYRKLGFQVTGSVQQIDWERILSMTVRFDNINKSYQFKNIRS, from the coding sequence TTGAGAATAACCAGTTGTTTCCATATAGAACTTTTCGCCATTGCTGTTCCTGTCATTGCCGTTGATCCTTATCTCGCTAATGCTAGCGCCATTGCAGTCTATCGCAAGCTTGGATTTCAAGTAACGGGATCGGTACAACAAATAGATTGGGAGCGTATTCTATCAATGACAGTTAGATTCGATAACATCAATAAATCGTACCAGTTTAAAAACATACGCTCCTAG
- the dusA gene encoding tRNA dihydrouridine(20/20a) synthase DusA produces the protein METTGYSQSTLGGLNRTLSVAPMMDWTDRHCRYLLRLISQQVLLYTEMVTTGALIHGDRDRLLAYDNAEHPLALQLGGSDPKELDQCAQMAVDYGFDEVNLNVGCPSDRVQFGRFGVCLMKTPGLVAECVAAMSRAASIPVTVKSRIGVDEQDSYELLCQFIDKVRQAGCKTFIIHARKAWLQGLSPKENREIPPLRYELVRAIKQDFPNLEVVINGGITTLEEVQGHLKWVDGVMIGREVYHNPYLLANVDQWFYGDFHPLPTRYEIVMAFLSYIERQLMSNTPLSVMIRPMLGLFQRQPGAKIWRRYLSENAHHSGSGVKVIREALRLVSGVL, from the coding sequence ATGGAAACAACTGGTTATTCTCAATCTACTCTAGGCGGTTTAAATCGTACCCTCTCCGTAGCACCGATGATGGACTGGACGGATCGTCATTGCCGTTATCTGCTGCGTTTAATTTCCCAGCAGGTATTACTTTATACTGAGATGGTTACTACAGGGGCGCTGATCCATGGAGATCGGGATCGGCTTCTAGCTTACGATAATGCTGAGCATCCTCTAGCTTTACAGCTAGGAGGTAGCGATCCAAAGGAGCTAGATCAATGTGCGCAAATGGCCGTAGACTATGGATTTGATGAGGTCAATCTTAATGTGGGCTGCCCTAGCGATCGAGTGCAGTTTGGCCGTTTTGGCGTTTGCTTGATGAAAACTCCTGGGTTAGTCGCTGAGTGTGTTGCGGCAATGAGTCGAGCTGCTTCAATTCCAGTAACAGTTAAGAGCCGAATTGGGGTTGATGAGCAGGACTCTTATGAGTTGTTATGCCAGTTCATCGATAAGGTAAGGCAGGCAGGCTGTAAGACTTTTATTATCCATGCTCGTAAGGCTTGGCTTCAAGGGTTAAGCCCTAAAGAAAATCGGGAAATCCCGCCTTTACGTTATGAGTTGGTGCGGGCGATTAAACAGGATTTTCCCAACTTAGAGGTGGTGATTAATGGCGGTATTACGACCTTGGAAGAGGTTCAGGGGCATTTAAAATGGGTGGATGGGGTGATGATTGGTCGAGAAGTTTATCATAACCCTTATTTGCTAGCTAACGTAGATCAGTGGTTTTATGGAGATTTTCATCCGCTACCAACCCGCTATGAGATTGTGATGGCTTTTTTATCTTATATAGAACGGCAGCTAATGAGTAATACCCCTTTAAGTGTGATGATTCGTCCTATGCTAGGGTTATTTCAGAGGCAGCCTGGTGCGAAAATTTGGCGTCGTTATTTAAGTGAAAATGCGCATCATTCTGGATCTGGGGTCAAGGTTATTCGCGAGGCTTTGCGGCTAGTATCAGGGGTTTTGTAA
- the leuC gene encoding 3-isopropylmalate dehydratase large subunit, which produces MAGNTLYDKLWNSHVIHTDSSGTTLLYIDRHLLHEVTSPQAFEGLRLADRKPWRKDANLAVSDHNVPTTHRDQGIADPISRTQVETLDQNCQEFDLTQFKMNDPRQGIVHIIGPEQGATLPGMTVVCGDSHTATHGAFGALAFGIGTSDVEHVLATQCLLQKKSKNMLIQVDGKLASGVYSKDLILAIIAQIGTAGGTGYTIEFAGETIRFLSMEGRMTLCNMAIEAGARSGLVAVDDVTINYLKGRPFAPSPQYWKQAVNVWRNLKSDPDAHFDQTVTLNVAHLKPQVSWGTSPEMVAAVDGRVPDPQQETDPIKRNSMERALEYMGLKANTPISAIYPDVVFIGSCTNARIEDLREAAKVIVGHKVAKNIKQALIVPGSGLVKRQAEAEGLDEIFKAAGFEWREPGCSMCLAMNADRLESGERCASTSNRNFEGRQGQGGRTHLVSPAMAAAAAIAGHFTDVSTLITLH; this is translated from the coding sequence ATGGCTGGAAATACTCTATACGACAAACTCTGGAATTCCCATGTCATCCATACCGATTCCAGTGGTACCACTTTACTCTATATCGATCGGCATCTACTCCATGAAGTCACCTCACCCCAAGCTTTTGAAGGGCTACGGCTTGCGGACCGTAAACCTTGGCGAAAAGACGCTAATCTTGCGGTGTCGGATCACAACGTACCTACTACCCATCGCGATCAAGGGATTGCAGATCCTATTTCCCGTACTCAAGTAGAAACGCTTGATCAAAATTGCCAAGAATTTGATCTGACTCAGTTTAAAATGAATGATCCTCGCCAAGGTATCGTCCATATTATCGGCCCAGAACAAGGTGCCACTTTACCAGGAATGACGGTGGTTTGTGGCGACTCTCACACAGCTACCCATGGGGCTTTTGGTGCCCTAGCCTTTGGTATCGGCACTTCAGATGTTGAGCATGTACTGGCCACCCAGTGCCTCCTCCAGAAAAAATCAAAGAATATGCTAATTCAGGTGGACGGTAAATTAGCTTCTGGGGTCTATAGCAAGGATCTAATTCTTGCCATTATTGCTCAGATCGGCACTGCAGGGGGTACTGGCTATACTATTGAATTTGCTGGGGAAACAATCCGATTCTTATCCATGGAGGGACGAATGACTTTATGTAATATGGCCATTGAAGCGGGAGCTCGATCGGGTTTAGTAGCAGTAGATGACGTGACCATTAATTACCTCAAAGGTCGACCTTTTGCCCCTTCTCCTCAATACTGGAAGCAGGCAGTGAATGTTTGGCGAAACTTAAAAAGTGATCCAGACGCTCATTTTGATCAAACTGTTACCCTCAACGTAGCCCACCTAAAACCTCAAGTTAGCTGGGGCACCTCTCCTGAAATGGTCGCTGCTGTAGATGGGCGAGTGCCCGACCCTCAGCAAGAAACTGATCCTATCAAGCGAAATAGCATGGAAAGAGCCTTGGAATACATGGGACTTAAAGCCAATACGCCCATCAGTGCTATCTATCCCGATGTGGTTTTTATTGGCTCCTGCACTAATGCCCGGATAGAAGATCTGCGAGAAGCTGCCAAGGTGATCGTTGGCCATAAAGTCGCTAAAAATATCAAACAAGCCCTTATTGTACCTGGATCTGGGTTAGTCAAACGCCAAGCGGAAGCCGAAGGGTTGGATGAAATTTTTAAAGCCGCCGGATTTGAATGGCGGGAACCTGGTTGCTCCATGTGCTTAGCTATGAACGCCGATCGCCTTGAATCCGGAGAGCGTTGCGCTTCCACCTCCAATCGCAACTTTGAAGGCCGCCAAGGCCAAGGAGGCCGCACCCATCTGGTAAGTCCAGCCATGGCAGCAGCAGCGGCAATTGCCGGCCACTTTACCGATGTTTCAACCTTAATCACTTTACACTAA
- a CDS encoding cytochrome P450, producing the protein MPFFKELRANRPILVTPDCTLVTRFDDVREILTMYKVFTVKPYYEPPNPKMDPSYLIANDDNALHTREKSLMQFMLNRDDLPRVRNLVAEIASGILDDAKGKIEIVNSFCRMVPATLVQKYFGLTGAKREDLIEWSYWNQYDTFHNQPFDLVPTDISQQIINRHNETSKKLGDYIVMLIAKRLPAVKLEKLTFSTIVRLDDDIVTRMLRTSFAKTLDFDIKQLGINAGGLLIGAIETTSQAVAQVLQYLFQHSQWLAMAKAAAQKEDTTEFDGIVWEALRFVPITSYLFRTTASDYMVGEGTEYKTVLRANTYVLLVTLSAMFDERAFESPDEFIPQRNWYNYFHFGFGAHQCLGRYVGMVMIPEMVRQVLLKKDIDPKGNIKYDKSPFPEVYNLSWIAA; encoded by the coding sequence TTGCCATTTTTTAAGGAACTGCGTGCCAACCGCCCGATCTTAGTAACGCCGGACTGCACGCTGGTCACCCGCTTTGACGATGTCAGAGAAATCTTAACGATGTATAAGGTATTCACTGTTAAACCGTATTATGAGCCGCCTAATCCTAAGATGGATCCTAGCTATCTGATAGCGAATGATGATAATGCGTTGCATACTCGTGAGAAATCGCTAATGCAATTTATGCTGAATCGCGATGATTTACCAAGGGTACGCAATTTAGTTGCGGAAATTGCCAGTGGAATTCTCGATGATGCTAAAGGCAAGATTGAAATTGTGAACAGTTTTTGCCGGATGGTACCGGCGACGTTAGTTCAAAAATATTTTGGACTGACAGGCGCGAAGCGAGAAGATTTAATTGAATGGTCATACTGGAATCAATATGATACCTTTCATAATCAGCCATTCGACCTAGTCCCGACGGACATTTCGCAGCAGATTATCAATCGCCATAATGAGACTTCCAAGAAACTCGGTGACTATATCGTGATGCTGATTGCAAAGCGCTTGCCGGCGGTAAAACTCGAAAAATTGACGTTCTCGACGATTGTCCGGCTGGATGATGATATTGTCACTCGGATGCTGCGCACCAGTTTTGCTAAAACATTGGATTTTGACATCAAACAGTTAGGTATAAACGCCGGCGGCCTTCTGATCGGTGCAATCGAGACAACGTCGCAAGCTGTCGCTCAAGTGCTACAATATTTATTTCAGCATTCACAATGGTTGGCTATGGCCAAAGCCGCTGCACAAAAGGAGGATACTACCGAGTTCGATGGCATTGTGTGGGAAGCGCTGCGATTTGTACCAATCACGTCGTATTTATTCCGTACCACCGCTAGCGACTATATGGTGGGAGAGGGAACAGAATATAAGACGGTTTTACGCGCCAATACTTATGTATTGTTGGTGACGTTGTCTGCAATGTTCGATGAACGAGCATTCGAATCTCCAGATGAATTTATTCCGCAACGCAACTGGTATAACTACTTCCATTTTGGTTTTGGTGCTCATCAATGCCTAGGTCGTTATGTCGGTATGGTGATGATTCCGGAAATGGTGCGGCAGGTTTTGCTGAAGAAAGATATTGATCCTAAAGGCAATATAAAATATGACAAGAGTCCGTTCCCAGAAGTATATAATTTATCATGGATTGCAGCATAA
- the prmB gene encoding 50S ribosomal protein L3 N(5)-glutamine methyltransferase: MNIATLTQQLHTLSDFIRWGASRFNEAGLFFGHGTNNAVDEAMTLVLHTLHLPQHNLPTELFSSQLTEVEKRQVLTLIEHRIKERIPAPYLTHEAWFADLSFYVDERVLIPRSPIAELIKNRFDSLIDPEQVRTLLDLGTGSGCIAIAAAYAFPESQVDAVDIHESALAVAQINIQHHGLESRVQAMPSNLFERLNNRFYDLILSNPPYVSAEELATLPQEYHHEPRQALEADKNGLDIVLQILHQASEYLHDQGILIVEVGNSEDILIQTLPEIPFTWLAFEHGGHGVFLLTREQLIHYKEIIKKALKT; encoded by the coding sequence TTGAATATAGCTACTCTCACTCAACAGCTCCATACGCTCAGCGACTTCATTCGCTGGGGAGCTAGCCGCTTTAATGAAGCAGGGCTTTTTTTCGGCCATGGGACGAATAACGCTGTGGATGAAGCCATGACTCTAGTCTTGCACACTCTTCATCTGCCCCAGCACAATCTACCGACTGAACTTTTCTCATCTCAACTGACTGAAGTAGAAAAACGGCAAGTACTAACGCTAATAGAACATCGAATTAAGGAACGAATTCCAGCGCCTTATCTCACCCATGAAGCTTGGTTTGCGGATTTAAGCTTTTATGTGGATGAGCGGGTGCTAATCCCCCGCTCCCCCATTGCCGAGCTGATTAAAAATCGCTTTGACTCCCTTATAGATCCTGAACAAGTTCGCACGCTCCTAGATCTAGGTACCGGTAGCGGCTGTATTGCTATTGCAGCCGCTTACGCCTTCCCCGAATCCCAAGTAGATGCGGTAGATATTCATGAATCCGCACTCGCCGTAGCCCAAATCAATATCCAACATCATGGTTTGGAATCCCGAGTTCAAGCCATGCCTTCTAATCTTTTTGAGAGGCTAAACAATCGATTCTATGATCTTATCCTTAGCAATCCGCCGTATGTGAGTGCAGAAGAGCTGGCAACCTTACCTCAAGAATACCATCATGAACCTCGACAAGCTTTAGAAGCTGATAAGAACGGGCTAGATATCGTGCTACAGATCCTCCATCAAGCCTCTGAATATCTTCATGATCAAGGTATCCTCATTGTAGAGGTAGGCAATAGCGAGGATATCCTTATCCAAACATTACCTGAAATCCCTTTTACTTGGCTGGCATTTGAGCACGGTGGCCATGGGGTATTTCTCCTCACACGGGAGCAGTTAATTCATTATAAGGAAATCATTAAAAAAGCCTTGAAGACCTAA
- a CDS encoding pyridoxal phosphate-dependent decarboxylase family protein has product MPEEPSSSDELLDFLFKKVIPAAFNPASPSYLAYIPGGGLFSSALGELIAATVNRYTGMWAAAPAAVELETQVLRWLAELMGLPQGSLGLLTSGASMSTLIALVAAREKYLGDEILKGTVYYSSEVHYAVAKAARVAGIPERNLRPIPVDSQFRLRIDLLAQAVHQDRDCDLVPFFVCGTAGTVSTGAIDPLIEIAEVAINHDLWFHVDGAYGAAFRLVPELQPLFTGMELADSLAIDPYKGFFLAYGTGALLVRDMSNLRRAFGTSPAAYLPELQANEDQLDFREFSPELSREWRGLRLWLPFKLHGVTAFRQALADWN; this is encoded by the coding sequence GTGCCAGAGGAGCCAAGTTCGTCTGATGAGTTATTGGATTTTCTCTTCAAAAAAGTGATTCCAGCAGCTTTTAACCCCGCCAGCCCTAGCTATCTGGCTTATATTCCTGGAGGAGGATTATTTTCTTCTGCCCTTGGAGAGCTGATTGCAGCTACTGTTAATCGTTACACGGGTATGTGGGCAGCGGCACCTGCTGCCGTTGAGCTTGAAACCCAAGTTTTACGATGGCTAGCGGAGTTAATGGGGTTACCCCAAGGATCATTAGGGCTTTTAACCTCTGGAGCTTCTATGTCAACCTTGATTGCCTTAGTGGCTGCAAGGGAGAAGTACTTAGGAGATGAGATCCTGAAAGGCACAGTTTATTACTCCAGTGAAGTGCACTATGCGGTGGCTAAGGCTGCTCGGGTAGCGGGTATTCCTGAGCGGAATTTACGCCCAATTCCGGTTGATTCCCAGTTTCGTCTACGGATAGATCTTTTAGCACAAGCTGTGCATCAGGATCGAGACTGTGATCTAGTACCATTTTTTGTTTGCGGTACAGCGGGGACGGTAAGCACGGGCGCTATTGATCCCCTAATTGAAATTGCTGAGGTGGCGATAAATCATGATCTTTGGTTTCATGTCGATGGCGCTTATGGCGCTGCATTTCGATTAGTACCTGAACTGCAGCCTTTATTTACGGGGATGGAGCTAGCAGATTCTTTAGCAATTGATCCCTATAAAGGTTTTTTCTTGGCTTATGGTACTGGAGCTTTGCTGGTACGGGATATGTCAAATTTACGTCGAGCTTTTGGAACTTCCCCAGCTGCTTATTTACCTGAGCTACAAGCTAATGAGGATCAGTTAGATTTTCGGGAATTTTCCCCAGAACTTTCCCGAGAATGGCGTGGTTTACGTCTATGGTTACCCTTTAAGCTTCATGGGGTAACAGCTTTTCGGCAAGCATTAGCCGACTGGAACTGA